Proteins encoded together in one Camelina sativa cultivar DH55 chromosome 9, Cs, whole genome shotgun sequence window:
- the LOC104716012 gene encoding TMV resistance protein N encodes MQRLLAPSSKLAHTTRCIANPTLLCPNPCDIFINHRGIDTKKSISGLLYDHFTSLRLNTFLDSKSLKPGDKIFVEIDAAIKTCEVGIAVFSPRYCDSYFCLHELTLLMENKKRVIPIFWDVKPSELCVKDDGTRPASEIRRFQLALKEARYTVGLTFDTSTGDWSKLLAMASDAVMKNLLEVEEKKLMSINPTYKHIIS; translated from the exons ATGCAACGTTTGTTAGCACCATCCTCAAAACTCGCACACACAACAAGATGTATAGCAAATCCAACCCTACTTTGCCCAAACCCATGTGATATTTTCATCAATCATCGTGGGATCGATACCAAGAAGAGTATTTCAGGCCTACTATATGATCATTTCACTAGCCTACGATTGAATACTTTCTTGGATAGTAAGAGTTTAAAGCCTGGGGACAAGATTTTCGTGGAGATCGATGCGGCGATCAAAACTTGCGAGGTTGGTATTGCGGTTTTCTCTCCTCGTTACTGCGATTCTTACTTCTGTCTCCATGAACTTACATTGCTCATGGAGAACAAGAAAAGAGTCATCCCTATATTTTGGGATGTCAAGCCATCGGAACTCTGCGTTAAAGACGACGGGACACGTCCGGCTTCTGAGATCCGGAGGTTTCAATTGGCTCTTAAGGAAGCAAGATATACCGTAGGGCTCACGTTTGATACATCTACTGG AGACTGGTCAAAGCTCTTGGCCATGGCATCGGATGCAGTCATGAAGAACCTATTAGAAgttgaagagaagaaactaaTGAGCATTAACCCCACGTACAAGCACATAATTAGTTAG
- the LOC104714439 gene encoding uncharacterized protein LOC104714439 isoform X1, with translation MDSRAILDSALFQLTPTRTRFDLVLFCGSKKEKLASGIFEPFISHLKFARDQISKGGYSISLSPPSSHSPWFTKFTFDRFVRFVNTPAIIERFATLEKEILQIEHSIQANEIANAAADAEQLQTQDGKANSIRKSNDSSKKGSENGNEVAGEETSKIQLQRLLETRGTLLRREQAMAYARGVVAGYEIDSIDDLIFFADAFGASRLREACVKYKELWKKKHGDGLWMAELAAVKACAPVDMSLLGSSGIILTNEGAALSLNGTDSENKDDKSVSLEQHPSGVPNFQAPMGWPSHMPQYFYPPPYQGYPYPPMQPMPNQHQGNMPWPSRGKTSKKKGKGDSDEDGSSGSSESSDSDSASDDSASSLEDQGKRHSRTSKNSRRSKKNRKKSSKTVIIRNINYITPEGRNGEMEGNEFTDNGSIKETVDAAVGLLKEKIAHEGDVSGEEKRSNENWDSFQNILMRHDDGSDVHSMDVLSEDHFTHRGASLGANSNGLQTKNTASGDSIITTQKYIENGGGGTFDHFESEDSARRLPRTRDSTEECMLMLKRSDMFGDESKDMYNARGESLVKKSGSGEDWFTSSNRKPERNHGRMSFDDSILTSQVSEKSKKQEFVDDSFMVHSSSLATDDLYDSRWRPDMAADIALASDIDNGHTNEKRDSWEPSDLCMIPERNSGDSLANDYSIDFSAEANARLSSNGTAQEKEDKIVSSGEKKPNVKNPEARKSRTPSRTRAETMSKTAKKPTLVSRTMAQKNKFEKEEEMRMRIENLVMERQKRIAERSAMTASRKGSIRAPSPRK, from the exons ATGGATTCTCGAGCTATCCTCGATTCCGCTTTGTTTCAACTCACTCCTACTCGCaccag aTTCGATCTGGTGCTCTTCTGTGGGAGTAAGAAGGAGAAGCTAGCTTCTGGAATCTTCGAACCTTTCATCTCTCATCTCAAATTCGCTAGAGATCAGATCTCTAAAGGCGGTTACTCCATCTCcctttctcctccttcttctcacTCTCCTTGGTTCACCAAATTCACTTTTGATCG gtttgtGAGATTTGTAAACACGCCTGCCATTATCGAGAGATTTGCGACTCTGGAGAAAGAGATCTTGCAGATTGAGCATTCTATTCAAGCTAACGAAATCGCCAATGCTGCTGCTGATGCTGAGCAGTTACAAACTCAAGATGGTAAAGCTAATTCCATAAGGAAGTCGAACGATTCATCCAAG AAGGGATCTGAGAATGGCAATGAGGTTGCAGGAGAGGAAACCTCAAA GATTCAGCTTCAACGTCTTCTTGAAACACGAGGAACATTGCTTCGGAGAGAGCAAGCGATGGCTTATGCACGAGGGGTTGTTGCTGGTTATGAAATTGATAGTATTGATGATCTTATTTTCTTTGCTGATGCTTTTGGAGCGTCAAGGTTAAG GGAAGCATGTGTAAAGTACAAGGAACTATGGAAGAAGAAACACGGAGACGGGCTTTGGATGGCGGAATTAGCAGCTGTGAAAGCGTGTGCTCCAGTGGACATGTCACTGTTGGGTTCCTCAGGGATCATACTCACCAATGAAGGTGCTGCGCTATCACTTAATGGGACGGACTCTGAAAATAAAG ATGACAAGTCAGTTAGTTTAGAGCAACATCCTTCCGGTGTTCCAAACTTTCAAGCACCAATGGGATGGCCGAGCCATATGCCTCAGTACTTCTACCCTCCTCCATACCAAGGCTATCCTTACCCTCCTATGCAACCTATGCCAAATCAACACCAAGGAAACATGCCATGGCCTTCAAGGGGTAAAACTTCcaagaaaaaagggaaagggGATTCTGATGAAGATGGGTCTAGTGGATCAAGTGAATCTAGTGACTCTGACTCGGCCAGCGATGATTCTGCTTCATCTTTGGAAGATCAAGGTAAAAGACACTCTCGTACGAGTAAAAACTCTCGTCGATCAAAGAAAAACCGGAAGAAGTCATCTAAAACTGTTATCATCCGTAATATTAACTACATAACCCCCGAGGGACGAAACGGAGAAATGGAGGGAAATGAGTTTACGGACAATGGTTCCATCAAAGAGACTGTAGATGCTGCTGTTGGATTGCTCAAGGAAAAAATAGCTCATGAGGGAGATGTCTCTGGTGAAGAAAAACGAAGCAATGAGAATTGGGATTCTTTCCAGAATATCCTGATGAGGCACGACGATGGCTCAGATGTGCATTCGATGGATGTCCTCAGTGAGGATCATTTTACCCATAGAGGCGCTAGTCTGGGTGCAAATTCTAATGGCTTGCAAACAAAGAACACTGCCTCTGGTGATTCCATCATCACAACTCAGAAATACATAGAAAATGGAGGAGGAGGGACCTTTGATCATTTTGAAAGTGAGGATAGTGCTCGTAGGCTTCCAAGAACGAGGGACTCGACTGAAGAATGTATGTTAATGTTAAAGAGATCAGACATGTTTGGAGATGAAAGCAAAGACATGTATAATGCTAGGGGTGAATCGTTGGTCAAGAAGTCAGGGAGTGGAGAGGATTGGTTTACTTCTTCCAATAGGAAACCAGAAAGAAACCACGGGAGAATGTCATTTGATGACAGCATTTTGACATCTCAAGTTTCTgagaaaagcaagaaacaagaatTCGTTGATGATTCTTTCATGGTCCATTCATCATCGCTAGCTACTGATGATCTATATGACTCTCGGTGGAGACCAGACATGGCTGCAGATATTGCTTTAGCCTCGGACATTGACAACGGTCACACGAATGAAAAGCGTGATTCATGGGAACCAAGTGATCTTTGTATGATTCCTGAACGCAATTCAGGAGACTCGTTGGCTAATGATTACTCGATCGACTTCTCTGCTGAAGCGAATGCAAGGCTATCCAGTAACGGAACAGCTCAGGAGAAAGAAGATAAGATCGTCTCAAGCGGTGAGAAGAAACCAAATGTGAAGAACCCAGAAGCTCGTAAGTCTAGAACTCCAAGTAGAACCAGAGCTGAAACCATGTCCAAGACTGCAAAGAAACCGACATTAGTTAGCAGAACAATGGCTCAAAAGAACAAGTTTGAAAAG GAAGAAGAGATGCGGATGAGAATAGAGAACCTTGTTATGGAAAGGCAGAAAAGAATCGCTGAGAGATCAGCCATGACTGCATCTCGAAAAGGTTCGATCCGAGCTCCTTCGCCTCGTAAGTGA
- the LOC104714439 gene encoding uncharacterized protein LOC104714439 isoform X2, giving the protein MDSRAILDSALFQLTPTRTRFDLVLFCGSKKEKLASGIFEPFISHLKFARDQISKGGYSISLSPPSSHSPWFTKFTFDRFVRFVNTPAIIERFATLEKEILQIEHSIQANEIANAAADAEQLQTQDGKANSIRKSNDSSKGSENGNEVAGEETSKIQLQRLLETRGTLLRREQAMAYARGVVAGYEIDSIDDLIFFADAFGASRLREACVKYKELWKKKHGDGLWMAELAAVKACAPVDMSLLGSSGIILTNEGAALSLNGTDSENKDDKSVSLEQHPSGVPNFQAPMGWPSHMPQYFYPPPYQGYPYPPMQPMPNQHQGNMPWPSRGKTSKKKGKGDSDEDGSSGSSESSDSDSASDDSASSLEDQGKRHSRTSKNSRRSKKNRKKSSKTVIIRNINYITPEGRNGEMEGNEFTDNGSIKETVDAAVGLLKEKIAHEGDVSGEEKRSNENWDSFQNILMRHDDGSDVHSMDVLSEDHFTHRGASLGANSNGLQTKNTASGDSIITTQKYIENGGGGTFDHFESEDSARRLPRTRDSTEECMLMLKRSDMFGDESKDMYNARGESLVKKSGSGEDWFTSSNRKPERNHGRMSFDDSILTSQVSEKSKKQEFVDDSFMVHSSSLATDDLYDSRWRPDMAADIALASDIDNGHTNEKRDSWEPSDLCMIPERNSGDSLANDYSIDFSAEANARLSSNGTAQEKEDKIVSSGEKKPNVKNPEARKSRTPSRTRAETMSKTAKKPTLVSRTMAQKNKFEKEEEMRMRIENLVMERQKRIAERSAMTASRKGSIRAPSPRK; this is encoded by the exons ATGGATTCTCGAGCTATCCTCGATTCCGCTTTGTTTCAACTCACTCCTACTCGCaccag aTTCGATCTGGTGCTCTTCTGTGGGAGTAAGAAGGAGAAGCTAGCTTCTGGAATCTTCGAACCTTTCATCTCTCATCTCAAATTCGCTAGAGATCAGATCTCTAAAGGCGGTTACTCCATCTCcctttctcctccttcttctcacTCTCCTTGGTTCACCAAATTCACTTTTGATCG gtttgtGAGATTTGTAAACACGCCTGCCATTATCGAGAGATTTGCGACTCTGGAGAAAGAGATCTTGCAGATTGAGCATTCTATTCAAGCTAACGAAATCGCCAATGCTGCTGCTGATGCTGAGCAGTTACAAACTCAAGATGGTAAAGCTAATTCCATAAGGAAGTCGAACGATTCATCCAAG GGATCTGAGAATGGCAATGAGGTTGCAGGAGAGGAAACCTCAAA GATTCAGCTTCAACGTCTTCTTGAAACACGAGGAACATTGCTTCGGAGAGAGCAAGCGATGGCTTATGCACGAGGGGTTGTTGCTGGTTATGAAATTGATAGTATTGATGATCTTATTTTCTTTGCTGATGCTTTTGGAGCGTCAAGGTTAAG GGAAGCATGTGTAAAGTACAAGGAACTATGGAAGAAGAAACACGGAGACGGGCTTTGGATGGCGGAATTAGCAGCTGTGAAAGCGTGTGCTCCAGTGGACATGTCACTGTTGGGTTCCTCAGGGATCATACTCACCAATGAAGGTGCTGCGCTATCACTTAATGGGACGGACTCTGAAAATAAAG ATGACAAGTCAGTTAGTTTAGAGCAACATCCTTCCGGTGTTCCAAACTTTCAAGCACCAATGGGATGGCCGAGCCATATGCCTCAGTACTTCTACCCTCCTCCATACCAAGGCTATCCTTACCCTCCTATGCAACCTATGCCAAATCAACACCAAGGAAACATGCCATGGCCTTCAAGGGGTAAAACTTCcaagaaaaaagggaaagggGATTCTGATGAAGATGGGTCTAGTGGATCAAGTGAATCTAGTGACTCTGACTCGGCCAGCGATGATTCTGCTTCATCTTTGGAAGATCAAGGTAAAAGACACTCTCGTACGAGTAAAAACTCTCGTCGATCAAAGAAAAACCGGAAGAAGTCATCTAAAACTGTTATCATCCGTAATATTAACTACATAACCCCCGAGGGACGAAACGGAGAAATGGAGGGAAATGAGTTTACGGACAATGGTTCCATCAAAGAGACTGTAGATGCTGCTGTTGGATTGCTCAAGGAAAAAATAGCTCATGAGGGAGATGTCTCTGGTGAAGAAAAACGAAGCAATGAGAATTGGGATTCTTTCCAGAATATCCTGATGAGGCACGACGATGGCTCAGATGTGCATTCGATGGATGTCCTCAGTGAGGATCATTTTACCCATAGAGGCGCTAGTCTGGGTGCAAATTCTAATGGCTTGCAAACAAAGAACACTGCCTCTGGTGATTCCATCATCACAACTCAGAAATACATAGAAAATGGAGGAGGAGGGACCTTTGATCATTTTGAAAGTGAGGATAGTGCTCGTAGGCTTCCAAGAACGAGGGACTCGACTGAAGAATGTATGTTAATGTTAAAGAGATCAGACATGTTTGGAGATGAAAGCAAAGACATGTATAATGCTAGGGGTGAATCGTTGGTCAAGAAGTCAGGGAGTGGAGAGGATTGGTTTACTTCTTCCAATAGGAAACCAGAAAGAAACCACGGGAGAATGTCATTTGATGACAGCATTTTGACATCTCAAGTTTCTgagaaaagcaagaaacaagaatTCGTTGATGATTCTTTCATGGTCCATTCATCATCGCTAGCTACTGATGATCTATATGACTCTCGGTGGAGACCAGACATGGCTGCAGATATTGCTTTAGCCTCGGACATTGACAACGGTCACACGAATGAAAAGCGTGATTCATGGGAACCAAGTGATCTTTGTATGATTCCTGAACGCAATTCAGGAGACTCGTTGGCTAATGATTACTCGATCGACTTCTCTGCTGAAGCGAATGCAAGGCTATCCAGTAACGGAACAGCTCAGGAGAAAGAAGATAAGATCGTCTCAAGCGGTGAGAAGAAACCAAATGTGAAGAACCCAGAAGCTCGTAAGTCTAGAACTCCAAGTAGAACCAGAGCTGAAACCATGTCCAAGACTGCAAAGAAACCGACATTAGTTAGCAGAACAATGGCTCAAAAGAACAAGTTTGAAAAG GAAGAAGAGATGCGGATGAGAATAGAGAACCTTGTTATGGAAAGGCAGAAAAGAATCGCTGAGAGATCAGCCATGACTGCATCTCGAAAAGGTTCGATCCGAGCTCCTTCGCCTCGTAAGTGA
- the LOC104714440 gene encoding NAC transcription factor 25, which produces MENMGDSSIGPGHPHLPPGFRFHPTDEELVVHYLKKKATSVPLPVSIIAEIDLYKFDPWELPSKASFGEHEWYFFSPRDRKYPNGVRPNRAATSGYWKATGTDKPIFTCNSHKVGVKKALVFYGGKPPKGIKTDWIMHEYRLTDGNLSTTAKPPDIATTRKNSLRLDDWVLCRIYKKNSSQRPTMERVLLREDLMEGMLSKSSANSSSTSVLDNNDNNNNNNNEEHFFDGMVVSSDKRSLCGQYRMGHEASGSSSFGSFLSSKRFHHTGDLNNDNYNVSFVSMLSEIPQSSGFHANGVMDTTSSLGDHGVLRQAFQLPNMNWHS; this is translated from the exons ATGGAAAACATGGGGGATTCGAGCATAGGGCCGGGCCATCCGCATCTCCCTCCTGGGTTTCGGTTTCACCCGACTGATGAGGAACTAGTGGTTCATTACCTTAAGAAGAAAGCTACTTCTGTTCCACTTCCGGTCTCAATCATCGCTGAGATTGATCTTTACAAGTTCGATCCTTGGGAGCTTCCAA GCAAGGCGAGTTTTGGAGAGCACGAGTGGTACTTCTTTAGTCCTCGGGACCGGAAGTATCCGAATGGGGTTAGGCCGAATCGAGCAGCAACTTCCGGTTATTGGAAAGCCACTGGAACAGATAAACCGATATTTACGTGCAATAGTCACAAGGTTGGCGTCAAGAAAGCGCTTGTTTTTTACGGTGGAAAACCTCCTAAAGGGATAAAAACAGATTGGATCATGCATGAATATCGCCTCACCGATGGTAACCTTAGCACCACGGCTAAGCCACCTGACATAGCCACGACGAGAAAAAACTCACTACGG CTAGACGATTGGGTTCTATGTAGGATCTATAAGAAGAATAGTTCACAACGACCAACTATGGAGAGAGTATTACTAAGAGAAGATCTAATGGAAGGAATGCTCTCAAAATCATCTGCTAATTCTTCTTCCACATCAGTCCTAgacaacaacgacaacaataataacaacaacaacgaggAACACTTTTTCGACGGCATGGTCGTCTCTTCAGACAAACGTTCGCTGTGTGGTCAGTACCGGATGGGTCACGAGGCCTCGGGATCATCTTCATTCGGATCTTTCCTGTCGAGCAAGAGGTTTCATCACACAGGTGATCTCAACAATGACAACTACAATGTCTCTTTTGTTTCAATGCTTAGTGAGATTCCTCAGAGTTCGGGGTTTCATGCAAATGGAGTTATGGATACGACGTCGTCACTAGGTGATCATGGGGTTTTAAGACAGGCGTTTCAGCTTCCTAACATGAATTGGCACTCGTAA